The genomic interval ccaTCATTCTTTATcacgaaatttttctattagaaTCATTGCTCAAGCTAGTTTACCACAACttgtaaacattattattaatcatataaatgttttctttttgaatttcattatttaaatgatattgaatgaaatagtTTATACACGTCATCCCTAGGATACAAAATCCTTATAACACATATGTTTATgtcattcatattattaatctcatcttaatatttatatcattactctattacgattatttaaaaataatccgaacaatttaactttctttaatttaaagaaaaattatctaattttacataaatttatcattcaaattGTAGAAATAGTTTCTCTATAGTTTCCTTTCTTGGAAAATCATGATCCAAGTTTAGGCTAAAgtttaaatctaatttgaaATGTTCCTTGTAAATAGCTGATCAAATTAATTAGTCAAATAAGTAATCAAGTAATCTTAAGCTTAGTTTCTCTGATAACACTGAGGAGATGAGATACAAATAAgagataatttgatataatgttTGTTTAGAATCTGTGGAGAAGAAATGTGGATATAATGGCCGTTGGGAGGGTCAGAACGGAACAAACAACGATTCTCCTCATGGATGGGCAAACTACACAACTTGTATGACACCGGAAATGCTTCGATTACATGGAAAAGTTTACACTAACGCCATTGAGGGTAATGTgagtatatgtaaaaattgagattatgaaaatgaaattaataaaattaattaaataagaacgaagaaatttattgaattaatttttacaatgtaattattatttttgataaaaatatatatgcatttattgaataaaacaaattaaaaataaacacaaaaggaataaaaaaatgtaatttatagaaaataaaattaataattttttattttcaatggaatttttattttaatataacaataagaatataatttttgtattaatcataaattatataatgaatattatataaattatatttgatgaatttttagtgagatgaaattgaaatggatattggaaatatcaataaaaaaaagtaggcagaaattaaatattgaaataaatcggaagggaatgaaaaaaaatttgtgaaaaataattccagtttaatagattattttcaagatatttttcatttcacgaaatatgaaggcaatttttatttccttaatacaaaaatatttgcaaatttctttttttatctttcagatGAAGCTGGACATTGCTGAGAAAACTCGTACCTTAGAGTTCGTGGGTTTAAGCATCTCTTTAGTAGCACTATTTGCTTCACTTGCCATATTCTGTCGTTTtaggtaatttatatattcattttatactttttatagttaaaaaataattttgaaaatcaatatattcactatataaatctataataaaatgaagatatttaattcaataaataatttataataaatgaaatatatttcattgtaaataaaataaatttatattttatcctatttattttctgtaataattaaaaaagtatattaaaaatcacataaagataaaaactatttaaaatattttattccaaatataactaatagtatctatttaatttctattgtaaatagatttattataaagcaatatacttttttaaatatacaacaatcatttattttcataaaaacatatcaaatatatttgcgCCATAAAACTGGGTTaagtttattcttatataatataatgacaaTTCTAATTGAGTCGTATTGTTTCTAAAATacagaaaattcatttattttataaacgtaGATGTAAAgattcattattcaatattttcttcattaagcGAGCAAAACAgtgctattataatataaataaattatccgaAATGAAGTTCTATTGATATTTACGTGAAACAGGTCCCTGAGAAACACCAGAACTAGGATACATAAGAACTTATTCGTCGCCATGGTCGTCCAGGTTTTGATTAGATTAACGATCTACATAGATATCGAAATCTTGAGGAAGAAAACTTATGGGATTCAACGAGGCATAGGAAACACCGTGAGTCTTtgttaattctaatttctaaaatataaactttttaaactaatttttaaactaaattctcatttaaatttttttttacatataattttaaatcagctCGCTTCTTGcttctttgaaaattgaagaaattgctaattttattatttattttatttatttatttattattttgttaaattttattatatcgctaattattatcaattatacaatgtatatcgaaaatcatgatataaatcaagaagaaatagttgtataaaattattcaaagagattaatatttaatctgaaataatgatttatttttaagaaatttactttataaatttcttttctcttactTTTAGCCTGTACTTTGTGAAGCCAGTTACGCACTTTTGGAATATGCCAAAACTGCAATGTTCATGTGGATGTTTATAGAGGGACTGTTCCTTCACAACATGGTCACTGGtagattgatgaaaatattcttcaagttttctttggaattatcaataagaatatttaagacATTGAAGAGTAAACCTTTCCATacctattttcataattttaagacATTTCAATTAAAGGTCTGGTTTCTCTTGAGctcatattagaaaaaatttttttacttgaaataaaatgttttactaATGCTATTGTCTCTATGTTGAAATTGATTCAATGAAAATCATAtaacatttacaatttttatttataatataataatgattcaatatttataaaattagaaattcaataaaaaataaagaattttcgaaaaaagtatcgtataagtatttatttctaagttttaattagttaattaaatcAGAACATTgtcagtaaaaattaaattctttttttattatttcagtaACAGTGTTTCAAGAAAACTCTTACTATAGGATGTATAGGTTCATTGGATGGGGTTGTCCTGTCATGATGACATTAATTTGGGCGACCATTACAGCATTCTATTATCATCCAAAATCaaagtaagtaaatattagaaaaccATGATTATAGATATGGAAATTGttagattcaaattttaaaaatgaacctAAAATTCATTCAgctaaaataaagtttatctgaaatttttattcagtcACTTATTCTGATAGATTtgataattgcaatatttgatcattgaattgaaataaaaatgaaaatatttaacaattttaatttattgtctaatattttctaaatatttctttttatataatttttatattgttatattatttaatattttgactttaattgttatcaattgattgattaataatttatatatatattagattttccAGATGTTGGTCTGGATATAATTTGTCTTCCTATTTTTGGATCCTAGAGGGACCCAGATTTGCAGTAATATTGGTAAAtgatgttaatttaaaaaaattcttaaaaaattctttaaaatataaaaatcattatattaattttaattcttcagcTCAATTTTTTGTTCTTGTTGAACATTGTCAGAGTGCTCGTAGTGAAACTTCGACAAAGTCATACTAGTGAAATCGAGCAAGTCCTGTAAGTAATTTATATCACTATTTGAATTTGttcaaacatttattattaaaaaatatttgaaaattaatataaaaatttttagccaaaaaatataaaattaataaatactgaAAAAAGTAAATGGATTTTAGCTTTCTCaaataatagataagaaactataataaaagaaaataattctgcatttaataaaattatacagtatatctttttcatattcttttaacaaaaattaaaaaaaattaaaaaaattattttttattatttttatttttctagaaaagcAGTGAGAGCAGCTGTAGTGCTTTTACCACTATTGGGTATTACTAACGTGCTCTTTATGATCGAGGCACCTTTGCATAACGTGAGAAAGTTTGCGTTATGGTCATATTCCACACATTTTCTTCAATCTTTTCAAGGACTCTTCATTGCAACTCTTTACTGTTTTCTAAATGGCGAggtgagaaaatttattttataaattataaaatttctattcttttcatcttaaatgaaatattttatatgaatatgcaattatattttatattgaaaatgtatgaaatttttttttaatgatcaattttctataattctttaattaaatcactCTACAATAACTAATTCATACATTATGCATGAGAAGTAAACATATTTGTGAAAGTacgaaaattagatataaattctaaaaaattattattaatgatttattactaTAGATTATACtatagaaatatcgaaatatttaattacagtttatttagaaattatttattaattattaatcaataattattttttaataagtattaatataaatatatatatatatatatatatatatatatatatatatatatatatatatatgtatatatatagtatattttataataaaaaaaaattaataatcttttaacatttttcttttaaaattttattataaattattataaatcattgaaaaaaagaattattttatttttgtaatcaaTACAAAATTCGTGCTTCGAATATAACATCAATGTATacaagtatgtatatatacaaagtCCCATTTGTATATTGAGAAATAGGTTAAGAGTAATAGGAGGGGCGTAATTATCGGATGTATGGCTCTGGCGTCAGTCTTTGTTTATCAGTCGTGGAATTTACATCGCGTTACATTTCGTtccatttttaatgaaattatatttaaaatatatcgtaattaATCAGTGATTAGTGTAGTAATATGATTGAATGATTAATTACTATTTCGTATACAGGTGAGACTTGCTTTGGACAAGACTATTTCcgtatatctttctttaagaGGAACTGATTTGCAAGCGAGAAGACAGTCAACATTCAGTGGTTGCCAACCCCAAAGAATTGCGTCTGGTGAGtcgcaaataataaaataatttattatttattatttatatgacttttgttatattatataatatataatttaaattatgttatataacttAAGATCTCTATTAGatatcttatcttattataataatataacaatatattaatattgttatattataacaataatataattaataatattataacaatatattatataaatattttcatttttaattttttaaatatctcttaaaaattttctatatttctaattttctatatttcaattacaaattgaattttgtgattttaaaatatcttttaaattttttataatcttttaataaaatttttggaattttataatttttttaagatcttttaatttttttttacatataaatgtaaatatttgcaataattatatatcaattattataaaatttaactgtaaatttttaatgctgatttatttactttttaatattaaataaagcagatgaaatttttcaatatataataatatattacttctTACTACAtattaacaaagaaaatatatttatataaatataaatatatttttattcattattaataatattaattattaatataataatatatattattattaatatattattattcataatattaataattaatattatatatatttaaatttcaaatattaaataattaaatataaatactaatattaaaacaaaaatattgaaatattaatttttaaaaaatttaatgaattttaacaaatattttatatatacataaatattttaataaagtaatataattttaatagaatattactcttcatattattaacaattttcaacaatttaattattcaattaattattcaattaacattCTTATcagacaaatatatacatatatttcaaatttaattaagcttaatatataataagcgaaatagaatttttaattaattaatccaattgattttaattgaaatattttataataattattttatttaaatattattttaattttaataattttatttacgataaatataaagtttgaaaaaaaaactaaccaaaaatttgaattatgttCTGAatcagattctttttttcttaaagtatctaatctaatattttttaatttttcacttttgcaatatttaaaatttcatacattcttaattttttaaataaaattaaaagatttatacaaattttgtaCAGATTGTAAGtaaactaatttatttatcctaacaaaaatattgcaaaaaccATTGTAAAAGTTCAGATTTCTTGaatgttttgaaatatataggatattttaaataataaagagaacagcatattattaattcattcgtttttcaatcattattatttgattacaacaatttatatacataaaagaaatgaatataaaatttatcgaatagatCAGTGGTTCTTAACCTCTAAATCGCAACTTATAACTGgatcacaaaatattttaagagatattgtttttaattaatgatatttaactttttatttatataattagtaataattatttattattgtatataatttaataattttgtataattccaTATTAGAGTGCTCCTCTtcctatataatttaaaaaaacattgttttatttcgcatttttttattttttttatataggacAATAgatgtttcaaattatttaaatattataaaagaagaacttaaagaaaatttggaaaatattgctGCAGAGTGTAAGAATCAGATGAATatagtgaaaattatttttttatagcttgattcaattattttgaaagaaggttatgaaatattcaaaagactTGCTGAAAAAGCTTAgcgaattttaatcaaattaataaaaagcagAAATCTCCCTTTATGAACTTCTCAAGGATTGAAAAAGTTTTAGTTGAGATTCTTTTCTGTTGAATCGATTTCGTATGCAATTTAGGGAGTGAAAGGTTGGAACTGATCAGGAGagaatttaaagttatttgAGAGAGCAATCAAATTgcgaaataaaactttttttctatatttcatagTACTTCTTAATtactaactttttttaaaagtaaaattttaattaaattgattaaagtaAGAGTAATAAaagtcaaaaatttaaaaaataaaataataataataataataataataataatgaaagatacttcaagaaataaaatacatgttctataataaatatgattaaattaaattaaacaaatttatttgattaaaaaaaaaattcattagaaattatgaatgaaattctttcttcaatcaataatttgctttatattttgattattaacttttcagaaataaaaaaaaaattctcttaaagaacgtaagataaaaaaatttacaaaaaaatcttaaaaaaaaataaaataaaataaaatataacaaacttcaaaagatttaaaaaaaaacatgatatttttctctattaatgGAGAACTAAATAGAactaaatagaattaaattgaattaaatttcttggcataaagaaatttaattcgctAGGAAACAGAAAAGAATAGaagagaatagaaaagaataaacaaaagaatgatagaataatgattattaatacatacagTGATCGAgatggaggaagaagagatgaGATCCAGCGGATGGATAAGATTATGCTGTCGAGGTGGAAATACTCCACCGCCGGACCGACCTGCCGAGTGAGTAATGATCATGGAACAATCGCCCGCATTTAGATCATTACCAGCATCGACGGTCGATCCTTCTCGCAACATCATACTAGTAGGTAAAAACGCACAGAAGCATGTGCTATTGCATTTCTTCTTGGCAATTTCAACTCCTATCTCAATGACTAAATGAAATTCAGTGTATTCCAATGACTTTTACTTTGGATTATTTCATTCGTTGAAGTTaagttttttcttcaattcaattttttatttttatgttcaattttcttcaaaaggatattttttgtgaagatataatagatttggaatttttaggAATCTCCATGAGTCTTGTTGACTCTCCATAAGTTTTGTTGATTCTCCTTGGTTCTCTCTAACTCTTcctagttttttatattttctttcttatctctttattgagttttttgaatttattgaattttttttctcaatcttttcttaattaaaattaatttgttttgtatttttaatttttgaatttcttgcAATTGTTTCtagatctattaaaattttttaaaattctttttgattatgaaatttctaaaatatggattttaactacattttgttttgttttttaagaattttttttttttttcattgatatcacgaaatgttttaaaattttcctttgcataaaattcttctcttgtatgattttcaataatttttgtttctttatttaaagctTATAgctttttaacattatttttataatgcgtTTATTGCatgcataaaatttacatatttgttaatgcttcatatatattgttaGTTATTTGCATgataaaatccaaaatttctttaaattctcaatttttataaatcaatttttttttgaatttcatttttatatttattataataagtttttcttattatgaataaatttcaatcaaatcaaaaatgtttcatgcgttaataataaacatattgttttatttagcaaatattaaaaaaaaattttaaaatatctgtgacaataattttttaattaaatataatcagtaatatatgttttataaggcttttgatttattttaaattttttttcaaaatttaaatatttattattttatttattaaatttgtctgTTCATCTCTCAGAAATAAATctccaaaaaaattttgtttttcaatctATGTTCCATGGTGAAAAGAGTACTCTTATCagaaatttatcttctttgGAAACCATCATCATTTCTGGTTTCAGAACAGCTGTTTGACTGGAGCCTTTTTGGACTCCTCAAATCTTGGCCAGAAGTTTCCAAATTCCTCTCAGATCATGAAGATGgactatgaatttttttttagataatgaaGATATTTAATCAGCttgaagtttaaaaattcaaaaattgaatttcaattgatgatttaattaataatggatgataataataattgtccattatagaatttgaattatttgaaattttaaatattctcataaatttataatttataaattttaatgttctcataatttttgattgatgatcgtagaattttttaagaataaaatcattataaaatatattaacatgatAAGatgttaattgataatttattaaagtatttgtgtggattttctgaaataatgaaacaatcAATGGAAAtgtagaatttaaaatctttctattaaaatattgaagagataaattaatataagataaaattatggtGAATGAAATAAGAGAATCATTGACcataattattgaaagttaataaatcttgtgaatatatattttgttcattttctttttaataagaattatttaaagtgaATAATGTaacatagaaattaaatatatattttaaaaaattactgaaaatccataaaattcatagagttaattttttaaacaataatttgtatattatgtattaaaaacaatttataaaaacaaagttcaactgaaattcaatttatttttttatatctttatttaaaataaaaaataccagagcgatatttataattttaacttaatatatatatatatatatatacactatttgtactttttaatatatttgttgccTATATAATACACATCAAATTTGCatcttctatattattatattctatattatatttatatcttctatatatCATATGATACAATAGacgatatatatactttattatttcatcaaacGTACCAAACGATGcatcatattttgaaaaaaaaatcaatttcaatccaTATATGTACAAAGAATAATcagggaaataataatataaaattgtatatataaaaattcaaaaatatcccTATTCTTTAGATCGTCGAatgtattggaaaaaaaaaatctttgtaatTTATCACTAGAGGCAGTCTAatcaaggaaataaaaattgaaaaaattgaagtttaaaagatatttcctCCAGTATTTATTgcataaacaataataaaaattgaagaatctaaaaatttgaaaaaatattgcctCCAGTATTATTACATTGTTATTTTAGAcgaatggaaaattgaatgattgtttttttgaagaaataatttttatcaaatatttgtgcaacattttttttatgaatatagacTGACTAttgcaaaaaagaataatgtttttaGGTTTTATCAGAAACCGCAGggtaattaatagtaaataattatgcaTCATTATGCTTGTACAACTTTGTAGCTGTGCGTTTtctaagatataaataaattatcgtgaCATCTATAGTTCTTAGTGCATCAATTATttgagagaatatttttttgatatataattataatttttataatttttgtatttaatttctttgaaattcaaattaaattgtgaaataagaaatatttagaattaatatttttatacttgaaaaCAATCTTTATTACCATAATAAATTAGTACAAAAACACGCTCTACAAAGTATaagtttgtttctttaaaaagaaacatttataattttttattttattttattttttttttttaacaaagttAGATCAACATGAAATACATTatgttctttataaatatacatatacttaaatacgtttatataaataatttttaaataaacaaattaattctatttacacacacacacacacacacacacacacatacacatgtAATAGTAGAGAAAATTTGACAGATAGTttcatttaaaactttaaaagaaaaatgaaaaaaaaaagttttattaaataaataatcgcggAAATTCAAAAGGACGGATCTGATTTATCTCCTAatgttttcttcgatttttataattttataatttatattttactattattttcattacttttcataatttaaaaaaataataaagaattgaaaataattttacaaaaatagttgtaaaataatgtaataatattttagttgtaatataaaaaatttttttcatcaataaaataattctgtagattaataattttattaattttaatctacagaaaattttatgttataaagaCTATCACAGACATGTTTTAAAAGCCCATGAAACTGGTTCACTGTGCTTTCGAACAAATGTACAAAattcaatgtttaaaattaatattgagtGATTTATTCTCTCAAGAGAATTCTTTCAGCAAAAA from Apis mellifera strain DH4 linkage group LG8, Amel_HAv3.1, whole genome shotgun sequence carries:
- the LOC412439 gene encoding LOW QUALITY PROTEIN: PDF receptor (The sequence of the model RefSeq protein was modified relative to this genomic sequence to represent the inferred CDS: inserted 2 bases in 1 codon; deleted 1 base in 1 codon) gives rise to the protein MDVTNAIKNNTPDFCSARYKNLMPLEGELWCEPVWDSLLCWPPTKASTTAKQRCPYEDGFDTTKSVEKKCGYNGRWEGQNGTNNDSPHGWANYTTCMTPEMLRLHGKVYTNAIEGNMKLDIAEKTRTLEFVGLSISLVALFASLAIFCRFRSLRNTRTRIHKNLFVAMVVQVLIRLTIYIDIEILRKKTYGIQRGIGNTPVLCEASYALLEYAKTAMFMWMFIEGLFLHNMVTVTVFQENSYYRMYRFIGWGCPVMMTLIWATITAFYYHPKSKFSRCWSGYNLSSYFWILEGPRFAVILLNFLFLLNIVRVLVVKLRQSHTSEIEQVLKAVRAAVVLLPLLGITNVLFMIEAPLHNVRKFALWSYSTHFLQSFQGLFIATLYCFLNGEVRLALDKTISVYLSLRGTDLQARRQSTFSGCQPQRIASVIEMEEEEMRSSGWIRLCCRGGNTPPPDRPADCLTXEPFWTPQSWPEVSKFLSDHEDGL